Genomic DNA from Caloenas nicobarica isolate bCalNic1 chromosome 3, bCalNic1.hap1, whole genome shotgun sequence:
ATTGCAGGACTAGCATTTCACCTCTACGGTACATCTGGGTAACTGCACGAGCAGCTCCAGCCCAAGCAACAGGTTTTTAAGGCCAAGGCTTTAGTGGTGAAGAGATATGAGAACcacacacacatactgccaCTTGGATTAACCTGGCAAGACTTCCACATAAAAAGGTCTAATGGTGGACACCTCCTGTCCTTCCAACACAAGCCCAGCTTGCACTCCGCCGTGGGGGGCAAGTTCCTCTCCAGTGCTCAGTCATAGTGGGGAACCAAAGCATGGAAACCGTATGAGCAGAGATTAcacagcctctccaggctggcAGACAGATGTTGGACTGCAATAGTGAGCGTAACCAGATGATTTTTCTGCCATTCTTTCTCCAAACACCCAGAAGAATTTAGCAGAacaacacacacagagataaACTCATGATcacatttgcatatttaaaCACATAGACATATTAGTCCCTTCGAAACTGTAATCCCTAAGAATCCATAAGTGAACAGCATGACTAGGATTTTCAGCTGTCAGGTCCAGCTCAGACTCTGCAAGAAGCTGCAAGTGAGCAACAGCTGGACTAGGACTTCTCCATGTCACTGCCTGGATGCCAGGACCAGCCCAGGGGTGCAGCCCACAAAATGCCTCTGCAGGTGGCTCCTGGGTGCAGCACATGGGGACAGGTTTTCAGCTGGCCATGGACAGGTTTACTCTTTTCTACCCATGCAAAGCTGCCCTGCAGTGAGCGCTGCGGGATTTGGAATAACAAGTACATCGGGAAAATCGTTGCACTGCTGTGAGACACTGGCTGCTGATGCAAAGGGCTCAGGCAAAGGAAAGAGGACTTTGATGGGATATTCCTACATCCAACACGAGCTAGCTCCTCAGATACTTCTCTGAGGTCACAGAAGCACACTAATTTCTAATGAAGCTGACATCAGAGCTCACTGGAGAGACATATGGGCAAGCCAGCCCAGAATCAGTAGATGCAGATGTTACTTTCAAGGACCAGTTTCAGGGCTGAACCCTCAGCACCAGCCCACACCTGTATCTGTCCCACGGTGTCTACGCCAGACAGCTACATCtggaacaaaaacattttgttccaTTTAACATCCTGTGCTTTCTCCTGTACAAAACATGGATTCAACACTCACACACAATGTGTGTTGCGCAGTCCCACATCAGCTGGAGAGAATGCATTTAGGACAGCAATGAATATCAGCAGATGGACAACAACCACCACTTAACTGCTACAACTTATGTTTAAGATGAAACAAAATCCAGGAACAACTCCAATTCTCAGCTagataatacagaaaaacagcGGTTCTGGCTCTGAACTGCTTTTAACTGACCTGGACCTCatgaaggcaaaggaaaaatcCCCACTGGAGCTTTTGACCCTCAGACAGACTAATTCCAGTTGATTGTTCCCATTTTATTTAGTTATGCAAACAAGCACCAAGCCCTACACATAAGCCTCATAAATAATATTCCTCCAACCCAAAAAAATCCAGGTGAGGGTTTTAGTTTAGTGATCCTTATTCTGTcatgagaaaaataagtaaGTAGAAATTCATAAGCATTTCTTCCCTGTAAATACCAGTATATCTTACTGTAATTAAACCCAAGGTCTTTTGAAATGGCCTGAAATCTTAAGTAGAGGCGGGGAGCCCAGACGGAAGAAAAGGGTAAACTGATTCTGACACAAGTTTCTCTCAGCGTCTTGGGAAATTAACTCAAAGGACCCACAAGTCAAGCTCTTCTCCTGGCAGGCTGGCCAGGTTTGTGCACATCTTTTATGGGAGGGACAAGTCGAAGACAGTCCAATGATGCATCCTTTGACAGGTTGCATTTCCCCTCCTCCCTACAGCCTCTTACTCAACACAGTTCTTCTGGAGGGCcaagagtggctggaaataTCTCAGCGAAGCACTTAGTCTAAAGACAGATACAGAGATgcacagagagacagagaaggagaGCTTTCTGAAACACTACCTTGCTGAGCCCAAAATCCTTTGTTTGAAACAACTCTCTCTGAATGACCTTTGGGGAAGCCTGAGGCTTGAAGCCCATGACAGCTGCCCCAACAGACAAGAACATCAGACTTCCCCAGCAGCTGTAGGGCCTGGGGGGCTTCTGGATTCCTGGAAATACTGACAAGTTTTCAATTCTGGCCAATTTTGACtgccaaattttaaaattcctgcAAGAATTCTGGCATTACCTTCAAATCATGACAACTAAATTAACAGATGTGCTTTCCCCTTACTTCCAGGTTTGCAGACCTCAGAGGTGCCAGTGATAATCTTTGCGATAACAGTGTGAAAACTTTTAATCCTCTCgtaaaaaataaggaaaaactgaaattcttATGCAGTAGTCTTCTGATATTGCCTGTGTCACAAaactcatggaaaaaaaaatagttgaattACCATGCTACTTGCTTCTAGATCTGACTTTAGAGCTATGGCTCTGTTGCCAGTAGCATAAAGAACAAGCCTTTAAGATGCAAGCATTATGGAGCGGCTGGTGTGAAGGAACCCAGCTACAAGGAACTAAAgaactgcagagctcactctgCAAGAGGTGGCCCTCAGTAATGGATCTCAGTAGAAGTAGGGAGAAGCCAGGGCATAAGACACTTGATTCCTCCTCAGACAAAAAGGTGACAGAAACAAGAAAGGACTAGGGAATTGTAATCCGGCTGAAGATAGACCCAGGCTTTTCAAAGTTTTTACCTTCCTCCAGAAGAAGACAGATTCTGCAAGCTCCCAACCTGTCTGCAAATACCTAGTGCAGTAACCAGCAACTTTTGCAAGTTTCCCCAGAGTTTTTGAGAAACGAACACCTTCAGAAAACTGCCATTTCTTCTGCAACTTCATGTGCAATGGGAGCCCACAACTATGGGACTGCCAGTCACTTCACATAGCCCTAGTGCTCAGACTTGCCAAGTGCTGCACTGTGGAGAGTTCTCTGTGTTCCAGGGATTTGCCACCAACCCAGAGGTACACATTGTCAAGAGAGCTGCTTCAGTAGTGTCACAAGGCTACACCACCAGCTCTGGCACGTCCAGGCAGCAGGTTTGCTGACTTGCCTCTCTGCTAAGTTGTCCATCCATCTCTTCAACTGAGAAAATCCAGTGAAAAGCTGGAGTTTCTCCGGAGCAGCAACAGCCCCTGGAGGCAGCACGATTGTAACTGCAAAGCTCCGTGCCTCAGGTAGTCGGCTGCGcattctctgcagctttggTTTAACTACAGCAATGTAACAGACATCGTTCCCTGTGGTTAAATAGCTGGTCTCTGGGCTTGAAAGACGGTGCGGGATGTCATGGACATTGTTATGTCCCCTACAGAGACACAGTTAGACTCTGATGAGGCAGCCAGGTGGAAAACCCAGAAGCATGTTCGTTTTAACTAGGAGTACCTTCCTCTAGCCTCTGCCTGCCTGGCTTTAGTTACAGCAACACCTATATTTGACTGTATGTATTGAAATAAATCGTTTTCTCCGCAGCAGCATTGCCTCCTCCCCACATACTGACGGGTGGCTTCAGCAGCAGGGCTGACCCTGATTATTTAGAAAGTGGAAAGCAACAGCCCAAACAGCTCCCcgtcctgtgcagccagagcacACAAACCGCTTCTGGACCTGCGCCTTGGGAACGGGACTGGGAAGCGCTTCGGAGCGCAGAGCGCGGCGGATCCACACCCCCACCTAGCGGTCCCCGGCACAGGAGTCTGCAGACACatacaccccccaaaaaacccccagagcCGCCTCGCCTTCTGAAGGAAAGGGGTAAAAACAGCTGTGGTGAAATCTGAGGGCATTGCTTTTAATCATTAAGCAGAAAGTATTTTATCCGCTCGGCATTAGACGGGACTGCAAACACAGCTCTCTTGCTTCACGCTAGTGTAACGATTAACTTCGGCAAGGTCAATGCAGCAGGCATGTAAAATGTTagcagaacagcacagcaacattttaaatCTATTTTGCTGCACTAGGGAGAACTACATTCTTGAATGCAAAACGAAGACAAGTGAGCCTTCTGTAAATAAAGAGGTTTTAATATGTCTAGAAGAGCCTGCCAGCTCACAAGCCGTCACTATTTTCTGGAGACAGTTTGGGGtctactactttttttttttttttaaatacatgctctagataaatgtgaaataaataattgtgaGGTGAAAAGTagaagctggaggaaaacaaaacaaaacatcttttaTCTATTTCTGACTGCTCAGTAAAGCCATTTACAGACCCCTCCTGTTCCAAGAAAAGGATGAAGGTGCCACCCTCCGGGCTCGCTGGGAGCAGCCACCACGGCGGGACAGCTGAGAGGCTGCAAGAGCTCGGCTGGGCTGGCCTTGCATTACTTTAATCTTTTGTAGTACAGAATGAGACACATGCTTTGCAACTCATACCAGCCTTCAAATGTCTATTACAGGTCAGCAAAACATCACAAATGAGTGCTAGCATTTCGCAGTAGCGTATTGCACTTTGAGACCTGATTGCATCTGTTTCTGAAACGAAGTTCAGCCACTGAAATCCGTTCAGTCTTCAAAGCAAAACCTCTAAGTGCAGCAGCTTTGCCACCCGTAAGTATTTTTAATGGGATCACCCTGAtgcacttttttcttccaactCATAACACATAATGATTTCCAAGAGCATTTGGGTTAGGTAtggcacttttttcccctcttgaaAATAATTCCAAGCTCTTGTTTTAACATTGTGGCCTACACACAAATTATCTGTGTATACATGCATGACACCTTCCTAAGCAAAACAGTTAAGCAAGGACTGACGAAAGTTTGGCTCAGGGTGACTGTCAGGATGCAATTCTTCTGCAACTCTTCTGGTTTGTCCCAGCTCAAAGTATATTGAAATCAGCACTGAAGTTAGAAAACTCTGTCCTTGTCACGCAGATCAAGTCTGCAAGTAATTCCATGCTCGTTGGCAAGAGATATCCTGCACAGTTCGGATTGGAGACAACTTTACACACACAGCTACTATTTTTACTGTTAGGTTCAGGAAGCTCCAGATAGAACAAACTGCATCGGTAGTTCAGTTTTCGAGTAACAGGTCTTAGACTTGTCCATTCAGAAGAGTGCATGTGAATTGGCTGTCATTATTTACCTTCCTGTTTCTCAATTCATGTGGGAGATACACACCTTCCCACCCCCAGGCCAGCTTCTGTAATGCAAAGCACTAGTTCTGAATAGCAACAAGCAGTTCCAACTTTAACACAGATTAGTTAAGAGGTTTATGTACTTTCACTGACAGCTTTGCTAGCAGATCTGCTAAATGACAGGCAGGCACTTCAGTTCCTAGTGCCACAAGAACCACTAGAACTTCTTCCAGATTTCATGGAAGTTTGGAGTTAAAAAAGTTTAACCAAGACCCTCCTTCAACGGCACCACACAACCTGCCTTTGTTTGTCCTTTATAACTGTCCACCACAACAAGCATTAAATTGCTTTCATTGCTTCACTGTTCCTACTGTTTGCCTTTAACATTTAGTAAATTTTCATCTTCCTATTCCACAAACGTTCCTCTTTGTATACAGCTTTGGACTTCCTACATTCAGACTTAAGGACGAGATAAAAGACACAAGGTCAAGCTCACCAGTTGACTGTAAGCAGATGAGCAGAGCTTCTTCTTAACCTGGTGCACAGCAGAAACTGAGCCCTACCAGCACACGTTGGGTCTCACACTACCGGCCTTAAAGCCTCAGCAACAGCCAGTGCTGCTTGAGGAGCTTCCCAGGATTTACCTCCTCACTGCCTGGAGTTAACTCAGGCTTACTGCAGAGTTTAAGTGCGCCCTTCCAGAGCACCAGCGTATGGCACATTTACCTCTCTGTCCTTCAGGAGTATGCAGCACCAAGAAGATGCCCAATATACGCACTATGGCACTGCCCACCAAAGCCCTGCCTCAGCATTCACTTACTGAGGAGGAGCATTCCACTAAGGTTTTTTGATCTCTGCTGTATGGTATTTCACCACATCATATCGTCTTgtataaggaaagaaaaaaaaaaaaaaaaaaaaaagactccacTGTTTCCTTCATCTCCAGGTAGACTCCATGGTAAACACAACATGCCTCCTCTGTGCTTCTCTtcatatcttaaaaaaaattacttcgcCTCCACTCAATCCACCTGTTCTGCAGGATTTCAGtaaactgaaatctgaaaacTAAAACCTACACATGGCCTTTACTAATCCAGGTACTAACCCAACGTGCTTGAATTAAGTAGCTAGCTAGCTACAAGGTTTACAAGTTATggtgcttttcctttctctccctaaTAATTATCAACAATATTAATCTACCCTGTAACTAATATTAAATCCTTAAAAGGGATTTGCCTCAGTAGTCTTGCAACAGGAATATTGTGGGCTACACAATGTATTTTGCATTGAATTAAGCATTCTGAAGtgcttaaaatgaaacattcaaGGACAGAGGCTGGAAACATTAAGTTAGGAAGATGTGCTTCAAAATAAACTGATCACCTCAGTTAATAATTGCTGCAAAGCTTTTGTATTGAATTGCCACATAGAAGTGCCACAAGCTTGTATCGGGAGAAAAATCCACATGCTGCTAGTGTTTACTCATGGAGACCCAGGCTTCCTCcctaagaagaaaaactgagcaCCGTTTGTGACAGAGTCTTCATTCACCAGCTCTCCAAACTTAGACAGGATTTTGCAGACAGCAAGAATACAGGTGCTTCGgtagacttctttttttcttaaagtcaaAAACTGCCAGAATGATTACCAAGAGACTTACTTTTCTTCATTACTGCTCTCACACCCTCAGAGGTAAATGGAGGATCTGAGGGATGACAATATGTTTTAAACAAGATTATGAAGCAATCCAGACTTCAGCAGAAGCTCAAGTTGCACATCTGAGAACTGGGTctagagaaaaaatattccatggtagaaaaaaaaaaaaaaacgcttTACAGGTGAAATAAGCCATGTTTGCACAACTCACTTTCATTGGCAACAAAGATCTCCCACCAGTTGCTGCTTTGGTTAGCTACTGAAAACTGTTCCTATGGTGATGATATCTTCTCTCCCTACATCTGCTAATGAAaggcatttctttctttataaacaCTTCTCCCTTTAATCTTACTTGATACTTCAAAACAGCAGCATTAACAGTATGGTAATGTAAGCCTATTCCTCGTTTCCCTGAGAATCCATCCTGAACTTGTAGGACCTATACCAAAAAAGCTCAAAGAAAACTGATACACAAGGTACTACGAATGTCCACTAGCATCCAGTCTGAAATACTTGCAACAAAattagtaaaaaaaccccaaaacacaccagcctttttttttgtatttttcaagaCCTTTTGGGCATGCTCCTTTATACCAGATGGTACTTTATTCCCACCTCAAGCATTATCATGTTACAACTGCTTCAGAAACACAGCTATGCAGAGACAATTTATATCTGACATATGTACATAATCAGTCTCTTAAGTTAAAGGATGTTTTAGGATACACTTGAGCAGCTAGTATGAACTGACTACCACATGCTGTCATTCAGTCCCTGTAAGAACAATTTAGGCTGACCCAGTACTGTAATCTCTTGTCCAAGGTAACACTTAACAGCCCCAATGCAAGAAATGAAGATCTCACTTAAGAGACCCAAGAAGGGGCAGGGATGAGTGCAGACAGCCAAGCCAGGCAGGCACAGCAAGGCCCACTTCTCTTTTTGAATCTGTAAGAAAGCTCCATACCTGTAACACAACAAATTACAAGAAGCATTTCTCTTCTCCAATCATGTTCATATCAAGTAAGTAAGTGGACCAGCTATCACTAAAAATGAGTCTTTCGTAGACAGTTATAGAAGATTCTTCTCttgagttttatttgtttatagcAACATGAAGTACATGTTTCCACGTAGGTATTTCAGTGCAACAAGGAAATCCATTACCTCATTAAGCTTCAGCAAAGTGATCTATATGCAAtggaaaagattatttaaaGTATCTTCCTTAGATGCACAACAGTGTAAAGCTTCAAAAACCTAAGTAAATACCTCCCACAGAATTAAACAAGCAGACACTTTGCTTGAttatgaaatgcttttgttGGACGAACTAGGTGTGCAGTAGAGCAATTCATTTGTAAGCCACAGGCACTACTACAAGAGTGGTATCAGAGTAAAGTGGTGACATTTCAGTAGTCTGTGCAAGAATTCCACTCTACTTTTTGCAAGTTGCATATCTTGAAGATACATTCTCCCAGTTGATCACATTCCAGATGGCTTTCAAATAATCAGGTCGAACATTTTTATACTGAAGATAATAAGCGTGTTCCCATACATCGATTCCTAGCAAAGGAATGAGACCTGTAAAAAAACCAGGAGGATAAATTTTGTAAATTTATCACATTTTCCAAGTAAAAAGTTTTATATTGCATCCCAAAGCTGTATCCAATTTCTGACCCTTTATCTGCAGGAAGACAAAGAGCTCTCCAGCACACAGGTGCTTATTGCAACGTTTTGCAGAATAGTCTGCTctccacacacacatatatcATATAAACTGAAAGAGCTGCTTCAGATAAACACCTATGAATACTCTAGAACTGCCTTGAAGACATAACTGAAACCAGATAAAGTAACTTTTGAAAGGTTTACATCTTTTGCACAGTtatgaaagcattttcattGAAAGTTACACCATGAAGGAGGCTCTTGCCATGCCAGTTTGCCTCTAATATTTTAATCACAAGTTATTCATTAAGTAtctaattattttccttgcttttgtgCTAAAATATCCTTCTCACTACATTTTTAGTGGGGAGTTTTCATGGAGGTGGGTGAAATTTACCCGCATCATGCCGTATGttcctatatattttttttccttactgaaaAGCAATACATAAAAGTCCTTGCCATTCTCTATGCATTCTACAGAACATGTTTTTAAGATGTCTGAAATAGAATTTGGACAAACAGCCACTGCAGGCAGGACTGTCATTGGCCATGAGCTCCTCCTTCTGTGGAGGGTGTCCAGCCTGccactgtcacctccatgtcTCTCTAAGCAAgtaaaaatgtcttcaaaagTGATAAGGCCAGCATTACGCTGTTTGCATAAATTTATCCCCATCTAAGGCTTATTTAATTGACACTCATTGCTCCTTATCAACATTAAGGAAGCAGATTATGAGCCTTCCATTTTAAACCCAGCCTACCCAGTAACCCTTGTTACTATGTTCACCTTCCCCCCTCCTGCTGTCTGACCTACACTGACAGTTCTGTGAATAGTCTCTGCCAGAGAAAACAGTCTAAAAGTAGGAGGTTTAATCCTCCTCAACACAGGCAAGCTACTCCAGTTATTCAAAAATAATCCAAAGGAGCCTGAACTGAAACTATTGTCTGAGAGACAGTGCTTTCAACAATATGTCCCATCTATTTCCCCTTTGCCTAGACGGAGTTTAAGCCCTACTGCTCTTCACGGTTTTTAAGTCCCAATTTAcaaatgctgctttaaaaattgcAACTGTTTTTCACTCCTGCTAGTAGCGACATGCAGTATTCCAGCCCTATTTATCCAGCAACGTCTTCTCAGCATTTGTCCACAAAGCCCTTTTCAGATTTCATACACTTTTCTACGAAATCTATAAAGAGAGAAGCGGACGGGAACAAAAGAAATGGGACCTGTTGTTCCTTGCAAAGGATCTTGATTTGCACAAGCTGCTATTTGCAGGCGTCCCTGCTCCTTGTTATAGCCAAGCCACCCCCAGCCTGATCCTTGAACACCAACTGATACGGCTGTCAGCTTCTCCTTGAAGTTTGCGAAGGAACCAAAGTCACGCTTGATGGCTTCCATcaattctccttttaaaaaacatacagaaaaaatcACAGGTCAGATACGGAACGTGTTTCAATTTCCAGTACCACCTGGAAATAGAAGGAAAGAGGAGCAGAAGCCTCTGGGCTCTGCGAGAAGGAAATGTCTAGACAGAGTTGTTGCACTGTTCTGTCCCAACCTGCTTAAGTGGGCAAGCAAGAAATTAATGCAGTAGTCAAACATGCTGTCCTCAAAGCCACAGTCAGGGTGCTATCAACAGGACATTCAGGAATTTATATTCTTGTCTAAAAGGAAAATCACAGGGGAGGACCAGGAAAGAAGGTAAAGAGCTAGTTTGCATATCTAAAAGGACAACACTAAGGGGCTGCCGTTTCTTTGTCTTcatacaaagaaatatttggaCATCTCTGATATCAATGTAATGAACCTACACTTAGTACGAGGTATTTAACCACTTCTCTCAGGTTTAAGATTTACATCTGCTTCTACAGTTAAGTAGTCTATTTGATATGGCTAAGTAGGCCCCGTGATTAGATCCCTTCTTTATTATATAGTTAAACTAAcctgtgctggggcagaggggacagaaaCTAGAACTGTTTTAGTGTAACAATGCACTGTCAAACTACTTCCTTTCCCCTACACCCCAGCACACCAGTagttttcagatatttcagtgtttgctcAAAACCTCTAATTAACACGCATAAAAATACTTCACACAGTGCAATGCTGGAGAATTCTTCATTCCTTTCACCTTCAGAAAGATGGTCTTGAAAATCACTTGGTGATAGCTGAAATGCATCTTAAGATAAGCTTTAGCAGGCTTCCTACGAAAGCCTTGAACCATTCAGTTGAAACTgaaagatgacattttaaacTTACTTTCACAAAAACTTCGCAGAAATTGGGAGACAAAAAATCAAGGTTTTACAGCATCTTTTCTGATAATGTCATCTAAAAACAAGCTCTATCAGAAATGCACTGATATCAGAACTGCTTGTTGAAATTTCAGCTTCACAGCTTCAAAACTTTATGCTCTAGTCTTAACTGGACCATCTTCAGAGCATCTTTGTACTTTCACAGTAGAGTCGAAAGTCACAAGCAGATGTCACCTATGACCACTGGAGTACAAAGTACCTGAAAGCCACCAATTTACAGACAGGCATATGAACCTCATTCAAAAACCCTCAAGTTTATCACAACAGCTTTTGTGGGATCTGTATGATAGAGCCTTTACCTTTAATTGCAGGTCACTTGTAGAAAACCACTATGCTATCTTCCCAAAGGGGATTTCTTCCTTTAGGCTTTAGCTGCTAAATTATCCCTATTTCAAATTAGAGCATAAACCCCGTCACTACATTGGGTGGTCTGCAgcacatttcttccttttctgtgaagCAAGTACATATATGGCAACATAATCAGCATAGCTTTGGAAAACTATTTTCTCATATTGAGACGGAAAGGACAATATGCAGCAACAGCCAAGTATTTTGCAGTGTAGACAATCagatttagaaattaaaaatactttgcacaGGGCTAGCTTTTCATGTTCTTTGCTTGCATCTGAAAAACGCTGAAGTCCTCAGACCTGGAATAACTGTCACATATAAACAggcaaattaattttgaaaaataaagatcctTTACtctctgaaaaagagaaattatcaTCAGTTTTACTAGTCAATTAAAACTGACACAATAAAGTAACAAGCACTAACCTTTAGGCTCTCCTCCTCCATTAGGAGAAAGGTTTGTCCAGAAGATGGTGTGATTGATATGACCCCCACCATTGAACTTCAGGGCAGGCTGAAGTGATACCTGAGCTGTAACATCACCTAAGGatgcagaagataaaaatacacagataaataaaaacataatcaCTACCACAGTAGTCATTATGTTGCCATTAAGCCTCCATCGATCTCCAAAATCTTTCAAGTCTTGCTGGTCTATAACATGTCTATGGAAAAGGTTTGTGACTGTTATCCATATTTTGTCACTGACATAAACTAcactaaatatttctttatcGTTGACTTTTTCTTATCCTGTAATTATATGTGATCTGGCAATACTGCACTTATCAGGCAACTCAGACTACACGTACAAGATCTACTACCATTCTAGAGCAGAATAAAGCAACTAGTAGAACCAGAACGTTTTAAGCACTCAGCATTTGTAAATTGCTCCATGTTAAGACTAGAAAACAAGAACACTGTTCATCCATGAGCTCACAAAAGTGCACACTCATTTTCAAATGAGCTGACAACATAAGCCAACTCTACTCAGGACAGTTTTTATTTGAGCTTTCTAAGCAGATATAGATACATGAGAAAGATGTTAAAGACGATCTGAAGAGAAAACTTTACCTTCTATTGCTGAACAAAAGCCATTCACAAGGCTCTCTTATCCAGAAGAGATATTAGTGATTAGATATGCTGTGTAACCCAATAATgaaatgaagcacagaaaagatTTTTGATTATGCtcagtttttaaatacagaaaaagaattaCAATACTGAGAGACTGAGGTGGCCATTCAGACATTCCCCTTTCATGAAGCCTGGCCTTAGAAGTTTGTCTATTGAGGGTCAAAATACTACACACAATATACTGGGATaccagtttggaaaaaaaaaaggccaaaccaaaatacacacacagagatatCACAAGCAAATATTTGCTGCTTTGATGTGCATGACCATCACCAATACATTACCcatttgcaaaataatgcaTGCAAAATCCATG
This window encodes:
- the SOD2 gene encoding superoxide dismutase [Mn], mitochondrial produces the protein MLCRFASAGRSSAKLIAPLGCLVSRQKHALPDLPYDYGALEPHISAEIMQLHHSKHHATYVNNLNVTEEKYKEALAKGDVTAQVSLQPALKFNGGGHINHTIFWTNLSPNGGGEPKGELMEAIKRDFGSFANFKEKLTAVSVGVQGSGWGWLGYNKEQGRLQIAACANQDPLQGTTGLIPLLGIDVWEHAYYLQYKNVRPDYLKAIWNVINWENVSSRYATCKK